The Chitinophagales bacterium genomic sequence GCTACCTGCAAGCAACTGCATATTGAAGTAGATGCTACCATGGGGCGCGGCAAACTGATAGACGAACTGTTCAGCGAAAAATGCGAACACCACTACATACAGCCTACCTTCATCATCGACTACCCGGTAGAAATGAGCCCGCTGACTAAAAAGCACCGCAGCAAGCCGGGCCTGGTAGAGCGTTTCGAGCTCATGATCAACGGTAAAGAAATAGCCAATGCCTACTCCGAGCTTAACGACCCGATAGACCAGCGCGAGCGTTTCGAAGACCAGGTAAAACTGATGGAGCGCGGCGACGACGAAGCTATGTTTATCGACTATGATTTCCTGCGTGCGCTGGAATACGGTATGCCGCCAACATCCGGCATCGGTTTCGGTATAGACAGGCTGGCCATGCTGCTGACAGGCAATACATCGATACAGGATGTACTGCTGTTCCCGCAGATGAGGCCTGAGAAAACAGAAGATTAATAACAATATATAACAACAGCGGGGTTACCTCCCGCTGTTGTACCTTTAATACCATGAAACACTATTCCTCCATACTGCTGATGGCCATTTGCGCATCAGCCTGCGCACAGCCGGCATCATACAAAGACAGTATCAACCAATACAGGCAGCACTATAAAGAAGAGTTCCTTACAGAGGAACGCAGCCCCCTTACCGCGGCCGACACGGGCTTTCTCAGGTTCTTTCCCATAGATGAGCAATATAGGGTTACCGCAAGGCTCACACTCACCCCGGATGCCAAAGCTTTTGACATGCCCACCGCCAGCGGCCAAACCAAACGATACCAACAGTATGGGCTGCTTACCTTCAACATCAACGATACACTGGTAAGCCTGCAGGTGCTCCGCAGTCTCAAACTGCTGAAAGACCCTAAGTATAAAGACCACCTCTTTGTC encodes the following:
- a CDS encoding DUF1684 domain-containing protein; translation: MKHYSSILLMAICASACAQPASYKDSINQYRQHYKEEFLTEERSPLTAADTGFLRFFPIDEQYRVTARLTLTPDAKAFDMPTASGQTKRYQQYGLLTFNINDTLVSLQVLRSLKLLKDPKYKDHLFVPFTDATTYNETYGGGRYLDLSLQDVHDGTIELDFNKCYNPWCAFASGYSCPIPPKENRLSVAIPAGEMNFGKVVEH